One stretch of Siphonobacter curvatus DNA includes these proteins:
- a CDS encoding glycoside hydrolase family 125 protein: MNRRDFIQQSALAGAGMMLPFTGKAAAAFPEVRIAANKRNFTSKAVEATIQRVQKMIGDEELAWLFGNCFPNTLDTTVHYSEKGGKPDTFVITGDIDAMWLRDSTAQVWPYLSLVKDDEPLRKLIEGVVRRQTKCILIDPYANAFYNGPGHSEWYSDNTKMKPELHERKWEIDSLCYPVRLAYGYWKTTGDTSPFDADWKQSIRMIIQTFREQQRKENRGPYTFTRKTAWATDTVPGNGYGNPTKPVGLITSIFRPSDDATIYPFLVPSNFFAVAILKQAAEISQKIGDSALATECKTLATEVEQALKKYAIVEHPKFGKVFPFEVDGFGNALFMDDANVPSLLALPYLDSVSVKDPIYQNTRKLILSDSNPYFSKGKAGEGIGSPHTLVDSIWPIAVTMRALTSQSDAEIRAQLKQQKMTHAGTGFMHESFNKDDANNFTRKWFAWSNTLFGELVLKVANERPAILKGAL; this comes from the coding sequence ATGAATCGTAGAGATTTTATTCAACAGTCGGCCCTGGCGGGTGCGGGAATGATGCTTCCGTTTACGGGTAAGGCGGCGGCGGCTTTCCCGGAAGTACGAATTGCGGCCAACAAACGCAATTTTACCAGCAAAGCCGTAGAAGCCACCATCCAGCGAGTACAGAAAATGATTGGGGATGAGGAGCTGGCCTGGCTGTTTGGCAATTGCTTCCCCAATACCCTCGATACCACGGTTCATTACAGTGAAAAAGGCGGCAAACCCGATACCTTCGTCATTACGGGCGACATCGATGCGATGTGGCTTCGCGACAGTACGGCTCAGGTATGGCCTTATCTCTCGCTGGTAAAAGACGATGAGCCGCTGCGGAAACTGATCGAAGGAGTAGTCCGTCGCCAGACCAAATGTATCCTGATTGATCCGTATGCGAATGCCTTCTACAACGGCCCTGGCCACAGCGAGTGGTATTCGGATAACACGAAGATGAAGCCCGAACTGCACGAACGGAAGTGGGAAATCGATTCCCTGTGCTATCCGGTTCGGCTGGCGTATGGGTACTGGAAAACGACGGGCGATACGAGTCCGTTTGATGCGGATTGGAAACAGTCCATCCGGATGATTATCCAGACGTTCCGTGAACAGCAGCGGAAAGAAAATCGCGGTCCGTATACCTTCACCCGTAAAACGGCCTGGGCTACGGATACCGTTCCCGGCAATGGCTACGGCAACCCGACCAAACCCGTAGGGTTGATCACGAGTATCTTCCGTCCTTCGGATGATGCCACGATTTATCCGTTCCTGGTACCATCGAATTTCTTTGCCGTAGCGATTTTGAAACAAGCAGCGGAAATCAGTCAGAAAATTGGTGACTCGGCTCTAGCAACGGAGTGTAAAACGCTGGCGACGGAAGTGGAGCAGGCGTTGAAGAAATACGCCATTGTAGAGCACCCGAAGTTCGGTAAAGTATTTCCGTTTGAAGTAGACGGCTTTGGCAATGCTCTGTTTATGGACGATGCCAACGTACCGAGTCTGCTGGCTCTGCCGTACCTGGATTCTGTATCGGTGAAAGACCCGATTTATCAGAATACACGAAAACTGATTTTGAGCGATTCTAACCCGTATTTCTCGAAAGGAAAAGCGGGCGAGGGAATCGGTAGTCCACACACGCTGGTGGACAGCATCTGGCCGATTGCGGTTACGATGCGGGCGTTGACTTCCCAAAGCGACGCGGAAATCCGGGCTCAGCTGAAACAACAAAAAATGACGCACGCGGGTACGGGCTTCATGCACGAATCGTTCAACAAAGACGACGCGAACAACTTCACCCGCAAATGGTTTGCCTGGTCAAATACGCTCTTCGGTGAGCTAGTACTGAAGGTGGCCAATGAGCGTCCCGCGATTTTAAAGGGAGCTTTGTAG
- a CDS encoding alpha-L-fucosidase, with protein MKHFFIPILGCFLSLSTLAQQAPKPYGALPSARQLKWHDTEMYCIVHFTPTTFEDKEWGYGDADPKTFNPSNFSAEQIVKSAKAGGFRGIVFVAKHHDGFCLWPTKTTDYNISKSPFRNGKGDMVKEMVEACRKNGMKIGLYCSPWDRNSAAYGTDQYLPIYQAQLKELYTQYGELFMSWHDGANGGDGYYGGARESRKINNLTYYDWDNTWQITRKLQPNANIFSDIGWDVRWVGNEKGFANETSWATFTPTAADGKSKGVPGNANDYDAPTGTRNGEKWIPAECDVPLRPGWFYHASQDGKSKSPQQLLELYYKSVGRGAAFDLGLSPDKRGQLHEDDVAILKSFGEILKKTFSKNWANTAQVTATGGRGFAVKTMLDNNRQTYWASKDNVTTPELVLSWSKPVSFNVLSIREAIALGQRIEEFALDIWENGDWKEIHRGTSVGALRLVRLPKYHTTEKIRVRITKSPVAVTISELGVYTEPEQLLAPTVRRDQKGTVTISSPVSVREIRYTLDGSEPKATSPLYSESFALPQAATVKARAFGEAQSGPVTTVDFDMPSTKWKIDQKADKAIDGDPTTVWTSAKDASYPHTLTLDLGETLGLKGFTYTPDASDHRSGTVYKYRVYVSTDGENWGQPVAEGQFDNIQNNPLEQRVRFKQTMPGQFLRFVAVESTNGKETWARVAELGVITK; from the coding sequence ATGAAACACTTCTTTATACCGATTTTAGGCTGTTTTTTAAGCCTGTCTACGCTTGCTCAGCAAGCTCCCAAGCCCTACGGAGCCTTACCTTCCGCTCGCCAGTTGAAGTGGCACGATACGGAAATGTACTGCATTGTTCACTTTACGCCTACGACCTTTGAAGACAAAGAGTGGGGTTACGGTGATGCGGATCCGAAGACGTTTAATCCCTCGAATTTTAGTGCTGAACAAATCGTAAAATCAGCCAAAGCGGGCGGATTTCGGGGTATTGTATTCGTCGCCAAGCACCACGACGGCTTCTGCCTTTGGCCAACTAAAACCACCGACTATAACATCAGTAAAAGTCCCTTCCGCAACGGAAAGGGCGATATGGTGAAGGAAATGGTGGAAGCTTGCCGGAAAAACGGCATGAAAATTGGCCTGTACTGCTCACCTTGGGACCGTAACAGTGCAGCATACGGGACCGACCAATACCTGCCCATTTACCAGGCCCAGCTTAAGGAATTGTACACACAATACGGTGAGTTGTTTATGTCCTGGCACGATGGTGCCAACGGCGGCGATGGGTACTACGGCGGGGCCCGCGAATCTCGGAAAATCAATAACCTGACGTATTACGATTGGGACAACACCTGGCAAATTACCCGGAAACTACAACCCAATGCCAACATTTTCAGTGATATAGGCTGGGACGTTCGCTGGGTAGGCAATGAAAAGGGTTTTGCTAACGAAACTTCCTGGGCAACTTTTACGCCTACGGCGGCGGATGGGAAAAGCAAAGGCGTACCCGGCAACGCCAATGACTACGACGCTCCGACAGGTACACGAAACGGAGAGAAATGGATTCCGGCGGAGTGTGACGTACCCCTGCGACCAGGCTGGTTTTATCACGCCAGCCAGGATGGGAAGTCCAAATCCCCACAGCAGTTGCTGGAACTGTACTATAAAAGTGTGGGTCGCGGAGCCGCGTTTGATCTGGGTCTCTCGCCTGATAAACGCGGTCAGTTACACGAAGACGACGTGGCCATTCTGAAAAGTTTCGGTGAAATTTTGAAGAAGACCTTCAGCAAAAACTGGGCAAATACGGCTCAGGTAACGGCTACGGGTGGCCGGGGCTTTGCGGTAAAAACCATGCTCGACAATAATCGCCAAACCTATTGGGCCAGCAAAGACAACGTAACGACGCCGGAACTGGTCCTGAGCTGGTCGAAACCCGTTTCGTTCAATGTACTGAGTATTCGGGAGGCTATCGCTTTAGGCCAGCGAATCGAGGAGTTTGCTCTGGACATCTGGGAAAACGGGGATTGGAAAGAAATCCACCGGGGCACCAGCGTAGGAGCCTTGCGGCTGGTACGCTTGCCGAAGTATCATACCACGGAAAAAATCCGCGTTCGGATTACGAAATCGCCCGTAGCAGTAACCATCAGCGAGTTGGGTGTCTATACGGAACCCGAGCAATTACTCGCTCCGACGGTTCGTCGGGATCAGAAAGGAACCGTTACGATCAGTTCGCCCGTATCCGTTCGGGAAATTCGGTACACGCTGGATGGATCGGAGCCGAAAGCGACTTCGCCGCTATACAGTGAATCGTTTGCCTTGCCGCAGGCGGCTACGGTGAAAGCTCGGGCCTTCGGCGAGGCCCAGAGCGGTCCGGTAACGACGGTAGATTTTGATATGCCTTCTACCAAATGGAAAATTGATCAGAAAGCGGATAAGGCTATCGATGGGGATCCAACGACCGTATGGACTTCGGCCAAAGACGCTTCCTATCCGCATACGCTCACGCTTGATTTAGGCGAAACACTCGGGCTGAAAGGCTTTACGTACACTCCCGACGCTTCGGATCACCGCAGTGGTACGGTTTACAAATACCGAGTGTACGTATCGACCGATGGTGAAAACTGGGGACAGCCCGTTGCGGAGGGTCAATTCGATAACATTCAGAATAACCCGCTCGAACAACGCGTACGTTTTAAACAAACAATGCCGGGACAATTCCTGCGGTTTGTAGCGGTAGAGTCTACGAACGGAAAGGAAACCTGGGCTCGCGTGGCCGAGCTGGGTGTGATTACCAAATAA
- a CDS encoding YfiT family bacillithiol transferase yields MDELRYPIGLFTYEGPYTPEQRTQLINNLALIPGQYQQAVEGLTEDLLEIPYREGGWTIRQVVHHVADSHMNGYIRTKLALTEANPTIKPYEEARWAELGDTFHTPIQESLNLLQHLHVRWANVFRSMQEADYQKTFFHPGSQQSVTLDHQLGNYDWHSRHHLAHIMSLRERMGW; encoded by the coding sequence ATGGACGAATTACGTTATCCCATCGGCCTTTTTACCTATGAAGGCCCCTACACGCCCGAACAGCGTACGCAACTGATCAACAATCTGGCTCTGATTCCGGGTCAATATCAACAAGCCGTCGAAGGATTAACCGAAGATTTGCTGGAAATACCTTACCGTGAAGGGGGATGGACTATCCGGCAGGTCGTGCATCACGTAGCCGATAGTCACATGAACGGGTATATCCGTACCAAACTCGCCCTGACGGAAGCCAATCCGACGATCAAACCTTACGAAGAAGCCCGCTGGGCGGAGCTAGGCGATACCTTCCATACGCCCATTCAGGAATCGCTGAATTTACTGCAGCATTTACACGTTCGCTGGGCCAATGTCTTCCGGTCCATGCAGGAGGCCGATTACCAGAAAACCTTTTTTCATCCGGGTTCGCAACAATCCGTGACGCTAGACCATCAGTTAGGCAATTACGACTGGCATAGTCGGCATCACTTAGCTCATATTATGAGTCTGCGGGAGCGGATGGGTTGGTAG
- a CDS encoding DUF4450 domain-containing protein translates to MYELQAQELYPVALPDRSWHGEQRALRYRPEGKDFVIVNGKRRFTRALYGTNTAFRAEAGDLPEFALYMPGMGGNLKFGLMKGSVSKWLNDADTITARYRPGSMLYEIKDKLLGRGTLELIILPLADAEGIIVKAQFKNVSNDLELCWTFGGASGKKFNRNGDMGPDPESSFYLKPEYCTDNRFNIQKNTFTLRYGSGLPVQSTSTETAKLKKEQILLGFVPAASTVQLSDATQQESPLQLAQSRAAASPVLTGWVKGNEPLYFALQNPESKAELVYANAATLFAEAEIARKKIADRIQVKTPDPYLNTVGGALSIASDAIWETPSYLHGAIGWRIRLNGWRGAYTADPLGWHDRARTHFRAYAQSQVTAPASGPSVPDTANHLARQQEKLGNAVFTSGYISRDPEGKSIRPHHYDMNLVYIDALLWHLNWTGDLTLARELWPVIQRHLAWEKRNFDPDGDGLYDAYAAIWASDALQYSGGAVTHTSAYNYRANRMAATLAKLLGEDAKPYEREAETIHRAINRVLWIPEKGVYAEFQDAMGLKKRHDVPALWTIYHAIDSDVPDAFQAYQNLRYVDTQIPHIPVRANGLKDQGFYTISTSNWMPYEWSINNVALAESAHTALANWEAGRTEEAFKLWKSELLASMYLGGSPGNFVQISHYDANRGEAYRDFGDPVGINSRTLVEGLFGIVPDALNNRLLIRPGLPKAWTYASLEIPDLLYDFKRNGLTEVYTLKPRFPKKLDLCLRVNALRDGIKQITINGKKVAWKTVPDAIGQPVIELNSPAQDSYEIRVEWTGNDFKSIPLRDTYAQGTTQTFQFPGTLIQKIFDPQGVWQNVQTKGHTLRATITSKPGSRTAFVQLKQGQLTWWHPVCFKVQERLSIVTQSQQTVFQLKNHTDQTMELQYTVQGVSAEVKLQPRGLSKPIQISMAQLHPGTNPITIQTNSGEHFSLTLTNWEAALPESSQEPVSLTPYFNDRVTQIFKNQYLSPRPQTPTLQLPTQGIGEWTHPLLMAEIDDAGLRKHLAQHHHTLTLPQGIRFQSPAEGKNILFVSRWDNYPTEARLPVTGRASHAYLLLAGSTNPMQSRIENGMLEISYTDGTAERLVLRNPENWWPIEKDYLDDGFAFSTGAVHPPRVHLKTGEVVYGEKGSQYNGKEIEGGAATVLDLPLNPAKTLKEFKLTALANDVVIGLMSVTLVRL, encoded by the coding sequence GTGTATGAGCTTCAGGCTCAAGAATTGTATCCCGTTGCCCTGCCCGATCGTTCCTGGCACGGCGAGCAACGGGCCTTACGGTACCGACCCGAGGGTAAAGATTTCGTCATTGTCAATGGCAAGCGAAGGTTTACCCGAGCCCTATACGGAACCAACACGGCTTTTCGGGCCGAAGCGGGCGATCTGCCCGAGTTTGCTCTCTATATGCCGGGAATGGGCGGTAACCTGAAATTTGGCCTGATGAAAGGCTCGGTCAGTAAATGGCTGAATGACGCAGACACCATCACGGCCCGGTACCGACCCGGCTCGATGTTGTACGAAATCAAGGATAAGCTTTTAGGAAGGGGAACGCTCGAACTAATCATTCTACCCTTGGCCGACGCGGAAGGAATCATCGTTAAAGCTCAATTCAAAAACGTATCGAATGATCTGGAGCTATGCTGGACTTTCGGCGGAGCCAGCGGAAAAAAGTTCAATCGAAATGGCGACATGGGGCCCGATCCGGAATCAAGCTTTTACCTGAAGCCTGAATACTGTACCGATAATCGTTTCAACATTCAGAAAAATACCTTCACTCTCCGGTACGGTTCCGGACTGCCCGTACAATCTACTTCTACTGAAACAGCCAAACTTAAAAAAGAACAGATTCTACTCGGCTTCGTGCCGGCGGCTTCTACGGTTCAACTATCCGATGCTACGCAACAAGAGTCTCCGTTGCAACTGGCTCAATCCCGGGCGGCGGCTTCGCCCGTACTGACGGGTTGGGTAAAAGGAAATGAGCCGCTGTACTTTGCTTTGCAGAATCCGGAAAGTAAAGCAGAACTGGTGTATGCAAATGCCGCGACTCTTTTTGCCGAAGCCGAAATCGCCCGAAAAAAAATAGCGGATCGCATTCAGGTCAAAACGCCTGATCCTTACCTCAATACCGTTGGCGGTGCCCTCAGTATCGCTTCAGATGCCATCTGGGAAACGCCTTCGTATTTGCACGGAGCCATCGGCTGGCGAATTCGCCTGAATGGCTGGCGGGGAGCGTATACGGCCGATCCGCTGGGCTGGCACGACCGGGCACGAACGCATTTTCGTGCTTACGCTCAGTCGCAGGTGACCGCACCCGCTTCCGGACCGAGCGTACCGGATACGGCCAATCATCTGGCTCGCCAGCAGGAAAAATTGGGGAATGCGGTATTTACGAGTGGCTATATCAGCCGTGATCCGGAAGGGAAATCCATTCGTCCGCACCATTACGACATGAATCTAGTGTATATCGACGCCCTGCTCTGGCACCTGAACTGGACGGGCGATCTGACCCTAGCCCGCGAGCTATGGCCAGTTATCCAGCGACATCTGGCCTGGGAAAAACGCAACTTCGATCCCGATGGTGACGGCCTCTACGATGCCTACGCGGCCATTTGGGCCAGTGACGCCCTGCAATACAGCGGCGGAGCCGTTACCCATACCTCGGCGTACAACTACCGGGCCAATCGGATGGCGGCCACGCTGGCGAAACTACTGGGCGAAGATGCGAAACCCTACGAACGGGAAGCTGAAACCATTCATCGGGCGATCAACCGCGTTCTGTGGATTCCCGAAAAAGGGGTTTATGCCGAATTTCAGGATGCCATGGGGCTGAAAAAACGCCACGACGTACCGGCCCTCTGGACGATCTACCACGCCATCGATTCCGACGTGCCCGATGCTTTTCAGGCCTACCAGAACTTACGCTACGTAGATACCCAGATTCCGCACATTCCAGTACGGGCCAACGGGCTGAAAGACCAAGGCTTTTATACGATTTCAACCAGCAACTGGATGCCGTATGAGTGGTCCATTAATAACGTAGCCCTGGCCGAATCGGCTCATACGGCTCTGGCAAACTGGGAGGCGGGGCGTACGGAAGAAGCCTTCAAACTCTGGAAAAGCGAATTGCTGGCATCGATGTATCTGGGGGGAAGTCCCGGAAACTTTGTTCAGATTTCCCATTACGATGCTAACCGCGGGGAAGCCTACCGGGATTTTGGTGACCCGGTCGGTATCAATTCCCGAACGCTCGTGGAAGGGTTATTCGGTATCGTACCGGATGCGTTGAACAACCGGCTCCTGATTCGTCCGGGCTTACCCAAAGCCTGGACGTACGCATCCCTGGAAATTCCGGATTTGTTGTACGACTTCAAGCGAAACGGCCTGACGGAAGTATACACCCTGAAACCCCGGTTTCCGAAGAAACTGGATTTGTGCCTACGGGTAAACGCCTTACGGGATGGGATCAAGCAAATCACCATCAACGGAAAGAAAGTAGCCTGGAAAACGGTACCCGACGCCATTGGCCAGCCCGTGATCGAACTCAACAGTCCCGCCCAGGATTCGTATGAAATACGAGTAGAGTGGACGGGAAATGATTTCAAGTCCATTCCATTACGCGATACCTACGCTCAGGGTACCACACAGACTTTTCAATTTCCCGGAACTCTCATTCAGAAGATTTTTGACCCGCAGGGAGTCTGGCAGAATGTACAAACGAAGGGACATACCCTGCGTGCAACGATTACTTCCAAACCCGGTTCGCGAACGGCCTTTGTCCAGCTAAAACAGGGACAGCTGACCTGGTGGCATCCCGTTTGTTTTAAAGTACAGGAACGGTTATCAATCGTGACTCAGTCGCAACAGACAGTCTTTCAGCTAAAAAATCACACGGATCAAACCATGGAGCTGCAGTACACCGTTCAAGGGGTCTCCGCGGAAGTAAAACTGCAACCCAGAGGGTTGTCTAAACCAATCCAGATTTCGATGGCTCAGCTTCATCCCGGTACCAATCCGATAACGATTCAAACCAATTCAGGCGAGCATTTCTCCCTGACGCTGACTAACTGGGAGGCTGCCTTGCCGGAATCTTCTCAGGAGCCAGTATCGCTGACGCCGTACTTCAACGACCGGGTAACACAGATTTTCAAGAATCAATACCTGTCGCCCCGACCGCAAACGCCTACGCTGCAACTACCTACGCAAGGTATTGGCGAATGGACGCACCCGCTATTGATGGCAGAGATCGACGACGCGGGTTTACGTAAGCACCTCGCTCAGCACCACCACACGCTTACCTTGCCGCAAGGGATTCGGTTTCAGTCACCAGCGGAGGGGAAGAACATCCTTTTCGTTTCCCGCTGGGACAATTACCCAACGGAGGCTCGACTGCCTGTAACCGGCCGGGCTTCGCACGCGTACCTGCTCCTGGCGGGTTCGACCAATCCCATGCAGAGCCGGATCGAAAATGGGATGCTGGAAATCAGTTATACGGACGGCACTGCGGAGCGATTAGTACTACGCAATCCCGAAAACTGGTGGCCCATCGAAAAAGACTATCTGGACGATGGCTTTGCCTTCTCAACCGGAGCCGTACATCCACCCCGCGTACACCTGAAAACGGGCGAAGTCGTCTATGGGGAAAAAGGCAGCCAGTACAACGGCAAGGAAATCGAAGGCGGAGCTGCTACGGTACTGGACTTGCCGCTAAATCCTGCAAAAACATTGAAAGAATTCAAGCTTACGGCCTTAGCTAATGATGTGGTAATCGGCCTGATGAGTGTGACTTTGGTACGGCTCTGA
- the uvrA gene encoding excinuclease ABC subunit UvrA produces the protein MAETKLPTISTEPAGQELIEILGAREHNLKNVDLTIPRNKLVVITGISGSGKSSLAFDTIYAEGQRRYMESFSAYARGFIGSMERPDVDKIEGLSPVISIEQKTTSKNPRSTVGTTTEIYDFLRLLYARASEAYSYVTGDKMVQFSQDQVIDQILKDYDNRKTILLAPIVRGRKGHYRELFVQIAKQGYTKVRVDGEIQDIVPKMQLDRFKIHDIEVVIDRLIPKTDDRFRLSQSVGKALQMGKGLMLLQDDQDQTRWFSKNLMDPVSGISYDEPAPNAFSFNSPYGWCPTCQGLGVIEEITIDSIIPDKKLSISRGAIAPIGEYRELWIFKQLEVLLKPFKVSLTTPIEKFPPEAMEMMMYGSDEPVPVPSKKYEGTEWNTKYEGIINFLKRQQESGSDKIQDWLKDFMVIKACPECQGARLKKEALWFKIDDKNIAELANMQISELASWTMGLEDRLSDRQQVIGKEVLKEIRKRIGFLLNIGLDYLTLNRPLRSLSGGEAQRIRLATQIGTQLVGVLYIMDEPSIGLHQRDNVKLIQSLKDLRDLGNTVLVVEHDKDMMLESDFLVDIGPGAGRHGGSVVGHGTPQQFLENRSTTSDYLSGRRNIQIPAERRKGNGKTLKIAGANGNNLRNVTLKLPLGTMVSITGVSGSGKSTLIHETLFPILNHHFYRSKREPMPYKAVEGLEHLDKVIEVDQSPIGRTPRSNPATYTGMFSDIRTLFSELPEAKIRGYKAGRFSFNVKGGRCEGCEGAGMKKIEMEFLPDVYVPCEVCKGKRFNRETLEVRFKGKSISDVLDMTVEQAVEFFENQPKILRKVQTLKEVGLGYLTLGQQATTLSGGEAQRVKLAEELSKKDTGKTLYILDEPTTGLHFQDIEHLLNVLQKLVDKGNTVLIIEHNLDVIKVSDWVIDLGPEGGNGGGKIIAEGTPEVVAQVKGSHTAKFLKMELA, from the coding sequence ATGGCAGAAACTAAGCTTCCCACCATATCCACCGAGCCCGCCGGTCAGGAACTCATTGAAATTTTAGGTGCCCGTGAGCACAATCTCAAAAACGTTGATTTAACCATTCCCCGGAACAAGCTGGTCGTCATTACCGGCATCAGCGGTTCGGGAAAATCGTCGCTGGCGTTTGATACCATTTATGCCGAAGGGCAGCGACGCTACATGGAAAGCTTTTCGGCCTACGCCCGGGGCTTCATTGGTTCAATGGAACGGCCGGATGTCGATAAAATTGAAGGTCTTTCGCCCGTCATTTCCATTGAGCAGAAAACGACGTCCAAGAACCCCCGTTCTACGGTAGGAACCACCACCGAAATCTATGACTTTTTGCGTTTGCTCTACGCCCGGGCGAGTGAGGCCTACAGCTACGTAACGGGTGATAAAATGGTTCAGTTTTCGCAGGATCAGGTCATTGATCAGATTTTGAAGGATTACGACAACCGGAAAACAATTTTACTCGCTCCAATTGTACGAGGTCGGAAAGGACATTACCGCGAACTCTTCGTACAGATTGCCAAACAGGGGTATACGAAAGTGCGGGTCGACGGTGAAATTCAGGATATTGTTCCGAAGATGCAGCTCGACCGCTTCAAAATTCACGACATTGAAGTAGTAATCGATCGGCTCATTCCTAAAACCGACGATCGTTTTCGCCTGAGTCAGTCCGTCGGAAAAGCCCTGCAAATGGGCAAAGGCCTGATGTTGTTGCAGGACGATCAGGACCAGACCCGCTGGTTTTCCAAAAACCTGATGGATCCCGTTTCGGGAATTAGTTACGACGAACCCGCCCCTAATGCGTTTTCGTTTAACTCGCCCTACGGCTGGTGCCCGACCTGTCAGGGTTTGGGCGTGATCGAAGAGATTACGATTGATTCCATTATCCCGGATAAGAAACTGAGTATCAGCCGGGGGGCTATTGCCCCCATTGGTGAGTACCGCGAACTCTGGATTTTTAAGCAACTGGAAGTTCTGCTCAAACCCTTTAAGGTGAGTCTGACGACGCCGATTGAAAAGTTTCCGCCCGAAGCGATGGAAATGATGATGTACGGCTCGGACGAACCCGTTCCGGTACCTTCGAAAAAGTACGAGGGTACGGAGTGGAATACCAAGTACGAAGGCATCATCAACTTCCTTAAACGTCAACAGGAAAGCGGATCGGATAAGATTCAGGACTGGCTGAAGGATTTCATGGTCATCAAAGCCTGTCCGGAATGTCAGGGAGCCCGTCTGAAAAAAGAAGCCCTTTGGTTCAAGATTGACGATAAGAATATTGCCGAGCTGGCAAACATGCAGATTTCGGAGCTGGCTTCTTGGACGATGGGTCTGGAAGACCGCCTGAGCGACCGTCAGCAGGTGATTGGGAAAGAAGTACTGAAAGAAATCCGCAAGCGGATTGGCTTCCTGCTCAACATTGGTCTGGATTATCTGACGCTCAATCGGCCCCTGCGAAGTTTGTCGGGTGGTGAAGCCCAGCGGATTCGTCTGGCCACTCAGATTGGTACGCAGTTGGTTGGCGTTCTGTATATCATGGACGAACCGAGTATTGGTCTGCACCAACGCGACAACGTCAAATTGATTCAGTCGCTCAAGGATTTGCGGGATTTGGGTAATACCGTTCTGGTCGTTGAACACGATAAGGACATGATGCTCGAATCGGATTTCCTTGTGGACATCGGTCCGGGAGCGGGTCGTCACGGCGGTTCTGTCGTGGGTCACGGGACACCCCAGCAATTCCTCGAAAACCGTTCGACTACTTCGGATTACCTCAGCGGTCGTCGCAACATTCAGATTCCCGCCGAACGTCGCAAAGGCAACGGCAAGACATTGAAAATTGCTGGAGCTAATGGCAATAATCTGAGAAATGTAACGCTGAAGCTGCCGCTTGGTACGATGGTTTCGATCACGGGCGTATCGGGTTCGGGCAAGAGTACGCTCATTCACGAGACCTTATTCCCGATTCTGAATCACCACTTTTATCGCTCCAAACGCGAGCCGATGCCTTACAAGGCCGTCGAAGGCCTGGAGCATCTGGATAAAGTGATTGAAGTGGATCAGTCGCCGATTGGTCGGACGCCGCGTTCGAACCCGGCAACCTATACGGGCATGTTCAGCGACATCCGTACCTTGTTTTCAGAATTACCAGAAGCCAAAATTCGCGGGTACAAGGCGGGTCGCTTTAGCTTCAACGTCAAAGGCGGTCGCTGCGAAGGTTGCGAAGGAGCCGGGATGAAGAAAATTGAAATGGAGTTTTTGCCGGATGTGTACGTCCCCTGCGAAGTGTGCAAGGGCAAACGCTTCAACCGCGAAACGCTGGAGGTACGTTTTAAAGGGAAATCTATTTCGGACGTGCTGGACATGACCGTCGAGCAGGCCGTTGAATTTTTCGAAAATCAGCCCAAAATTCTACGCAAAGTACAAACGCTGAAAGAAGTAGGCCTGGGTTACCTGACGCTCGGCCAACAGGCCACGACACTGTCGGGTGGCGAAGCCCAGCGGGTAAAACTCGCCGAAGAACTGTCGAAAAAAGATACGGGCAAGACGCTATACATCCTCGACGAACCAACCACGGGTTTGCACTTCCAGGATATTGAGCACCTGTTGAACGTTCTGCAAAAGCTCGTGGATAAGGGCAATACGGTACTCATCATCGAGCATAACCTCGACGTGATTAAAGTTTCCGACTGGGTGATTGACCTGGGTCCCGAAGGCGGTAACGGTGGCGGAAAGATCATCGCCGAAGGTACGCCCGAAGTGGTTGCCCAAGTAAAAGGCAGCCACACAGCGAAGTTTTTGAAGATGGAGTTGGCTTAA